Proteins found in one Triticum urartu cultivar G1812 chromosome 4, Tu2.1, whole genome shotgun sequence genomic segment:
- the LOC125552530 gene encoding glucan endo-1,3-beta-glucosidase 3-like: protein MLRERWQGRVFTLVLLLLSNAASGTSMRDDTMLPSEAENSPSDLAKLVQSKQTKQARVCGGADHRLLRSLANTGAEVMVTVPNSRLHHMAEFKEEAQLWVAANVAPFLPATMITHVLAGDDVLSSSPGAAYSLVPAMLNLHAALAAARLDGRVRVSTALSSVPLAPSWHASVAGHLLRFLSDTGSPLFLKQARAREAAAADDAYAAMRALGFSGVPLIAAEPEGLGGAVVYRGHLRHAAGGGGGRRSLAAGTFCVALQNADPAALQAGLSWACGQGQADCSAIQPGGACYRQNNLAALASYAYNDYYQKGASTGATCSFNGTATTTATDPSSGSCVFAGSTMAGGSNSSVPSASPPTSLAPPSGGLAPPVGSSPPSDFGPPPTGFGPPAGGFGPPSGFGPPSGFGPPSAFGPPGSFNGSGTFGPSGTLEPYGTGCRHVASLAASTLLSAIVLAVLVASPDLM from the exons ATGTTGCGCGAGAGATGGCAGGGACGCGTTTTTACCCTCGTCCTTCTTCTTCTCTCCAACGCGGCGTCAG GCACTTCTATGAGGGACGACACGATGCTCCCCTCGGAGGCCGAGAATTCTCCGTCAGACTTGGCAAAACTCGTGCAGTCTAAGCAGACCAAGCAGGCGCGCGTGTGCGGCGGAGCAGACCACCGGCTGCTGCGATCCCTGGCCAACACCGGAGCGGAGGTCATGGTCACCGTCCCCAACTCGCGGCTGCACCACATGGCGGAGTTCAAGGAGGAGGCCCAGCTCTGGGTCGCCGCCAACGTGGCGCCGTTCCTCCCGGCGACCATGATCACGCACGTCCTGGCGGGAGACGACGTCCTGTCAAGCTCTCCCGGGGCCGCCTACTCGCTGGTCCCCGCCATGCTGAACCTCCACGCCGcgctcgccgccgcccgcctcgacGGCCGCGTCAGGGTGTCCACCGCGCTGTCGTCGGTCCCGCTCGCCCCGTCCTGGCACGCCAGCGTCGCGGGGCACCTCCTGCGGTTCCTCAGCGACACCGGCTCGCCGCTCTTCCTCAAGCAGGCCCGcgcacgggaggccgccgccgccgacgacgcGTACGCCGCGATGCGGGCGCTCGGCTTCTCGGGCGTCCCGCTGATCGCCGCGGAGCCCGAGGGGCTCGGCGGCGCGGTGGTGTACCGCGGCCACTTGCGTCATGCTGCCGGTGGGGGCGGCGGGAGGCGGTCGCTGGCGGCGGGGACGTTCTGCGTGGCGCTGCAGAACGCGGACCCGGCGGCGCTGCAGGCGGGGCTGAGCTGGGCGTGCGGGCAGGGCCAGGCCGACTGCTCGGCGATCCAGCCCGGCGGGGCCTGCTACAGGCAGAACAACCTGGCGGCGCTGGCCTCCTACGCCTACAACGACTACTACCAGAAGGGCGCCAGCACGGGCGCCACCTGCTCCTTCAACggcaccgccaccaccaccgccaccgaCCCCA GCTCGGGATCGTGCGTCTTCGCGGGAAG CACCATGGCAGGGGGCTCCAACTCGAGCGTGCCGAGCGCCAGCCCTCCGACGAGCCTCGCGCCTCCGTCGGGTGGCCTCGCGCCTCCGGTCGGCTCCAGCCCTCCGTCCGACTTCGGGCCCCCTCCGACCGGCTTCGGCCCTCCCGCGGGTGGCTTCGGTCCGCCGTCTGGGTTCGGCCCACCGTCTGGCTTCGGTCCCCCGTCGGCGTTCGGCCCGCCGGGGAGCTTCAACGGGAGCGGGACCTTCGGGCCGAGCGGCACCCTCGAGCCTTACGGCACCGGGTGCCGCCACGTCGCCTCTTTGGCCGCCTCCACTCTCCTGTCCGCCATTGTTCTTGCCGTCCTCGTCGCGTCGCCCGATCTGATGTAA
- the LOC125552531 gene encoding uncharacterized protein LOC125552531: MVDGAADEREPHPRPQEMASLTIPDELSVEIFLRIPNPADLLRASAACVSFRRLIADRSFLRQYRKLHAPPLIGLLDHERKVFYPAVPPHPSAPAAGAAALAADFSFSFLPAPATDWRVQDVLSGRVLLDRAPQHDIDNRHRLVFPELVVCDPLYRRYLLLPPIPAHLAATVKRPLWIKPHRYCETFLAPPSDSDEEASAAEETSFSVVWMAQCNAKLIAIVFSSSTGQWRAISSLSWSDLLPGLLSSTGLALFSLRQYAYGLFYWVTDWREKFLALDSRRMKFSIAEPPPEMRYLHGVDIAILESGEGRSRMFVRTEGTKYLNYTTGRNNCGSSIQWQLERTISLDSGTFQLERVFASNSCIPNARAYSSFPPSLLLTPTISSGIANSGAEKETPEQGCAASSSTESPKSE, encoded by the exons ATGGTCGACGGCGCGGCGGATGAGCGCGAGCCCCATCCTCGACCCCAGGAAATGGCCTCGCTGACAATCCCCGACGAGCTATCGGTGGAGATATTCCTCCGCATTCCCAACCCAGCCGACCTTCtccgcgcctccgccgcctgcgTCTCCTTCCGCCGCCTCATTGCCGACCGCTCCTTCCTCCGGCAGTACCGCAAGCTCCACGCTCCGCCCCTTATCGGCCTCCTCGACCACGAACGCAAGGTCTTCTACCCCGCGGTCCCGCCTCACCCCTCCGCGCCGGCAGCCGGCGCCGCGGCCCTAGCTGCCgacttctccttctccttcctccccgCCCCCGCCACCGATTGGCGCGTCCAGGACGTCCTCAGCGGCCGCGTCCTCCTCGACAGAGCCCCCCAGCACGACATCGATAATAGGCACAGACTGGTCTTCCCGGAGCTGGTGGTGTGCGACCCCTTGTACCGTCGGTACCTCCTGCTTCCCCCAATCCCTGCCCACCTAGCCGCTACGGTGAAGCGTCCACTCTGGATAAAACCGCATCGTTACTGCGAGACCTTCCTCGCTCCCCCAAGCGACAGCGACGAGGAGGCATCCGCGGCAGAAGAGACGTCTTTCAGCGTGGTCTGGATGGCACAGTGCAATGCTAAGCTGATTGCCATTGTCTTCTCGTCAAGCACAGGGCAATGGCGAGCCATTTCGTCCCTGAGCTGGAGTGATTTATTACCTGGCTTGCTATCGTCCACAGGGTTGGCTCTGTTCTCCTTGCGGCAATACGCCTATGGGCTCTTCTATTGGGTGACAGATTGGAGGGAAAAGTTTCTGGCGCTTGACTCCCGGAGGATGAAGTTCTCCATTGCTGAACCCCCACCTGAGATGAGATATTTACACGGTGTGGATATAGCCATTTTGGAGTCAGGGGAAGGCAGGTCCAGGATGTTTGTGCGTACCGAAGGCACAAAATACCTCAACTATACCACTGGGCGAAACAATTGTGGGAGTTCCATCCAGTGGCAGTTGGAGAGGACAATCTCACTGGATTCTGG GACATTCCAGCTTGAGAGGGTGTTTGCCTCAAATTCATGCATCCCCAATGCGCGCGCATATAGCAGCTTTCCACCATCATTGTTGTTGACACCAACAATATCAAGTG GCATTGCAAACAGCGGGGCTGAGAAGGAGACACCGGAACAAGGCTGTGCTGCAAGCTCAAGCACAGAGTCACCAAAGTCAGAGTAG